In the Methanothermobacter marburgensis str. Marburg genome, TCTGCTGCATCAATTATTCCCCTTTCATTTTTCTTCATGTAACCTGTTGCCAGTGCATCGATCCTCTCGGGGGGTAGCTTCAAGAGTCCAAGTGCTTCCACAATTGCACCGGTTACCCGGCTGGACTCAACTCCCCTCCTTGTCCCTATACCCACTGAAACCTTGAGGGGAGCCAGTCTCATGACCTCAGAGTTACACTGGGCCCTTACAATCTCATCTCCATCCATCATGTACCTGTAGGTTCTGGACAGTTCACCATCAATGAGGGGCCCCAGGTTCCTTGATGAGTGCAGTTCCACAGTGTGCCCCTCCACAATTGAGGAATTGAAGTGCTTCACGAGGTGCCTGTCAAGTATCACGTAGAAGTATCTTGCTGCAAAGCTGTCAATTCCCACAAGACCATTAACATCAGTTGCTGTTGTTATAACGGGGTTTGCGTTGAGTATGTCTGCAATTTTGACTGCAAAATCGTTTGCACCTCCTGCATGTCCCGAAAGGAGACTTATGACATTCCTTCCCATTTCGTCGATGACAATAACTCCTGGATCAGAGAATTTGTTTTCAAGAAGCGGGGCGATCTTTCTCACCATTATACCTGCTGCCATTATACCAATTATCATGTCGCTTCTGGAAAACACCTCCCTGAAATCTATATCCCTGTGCAGGGTTTCAACTGAGAGAATGGTGGGATCGTCCTTAAGACCTGTCTTCAGGCTCTCACCAAGTTTCCTGCCATTTTCTGTGAGTGTCAGTATACTCACTCTCATGGTATCACCAGCATTATTCCTGTTGCAGACACGATGAACAGGACAAGAGATATTGAACTCAGTTTCAGTGCATCTTTAAGCTTTTCAGTTGAAAGGAACTCTCTGGGATCCCCAAGAACATATACTCCTGGTTTTTCCAGCTGAACGGATAGTGCTCCAGCCGCTGCAGCCATTGTGAATCCTGAGTTTGGACTGGGGGTGCGTCTGGCGTCCCTGAGGAGTACTCTCAGCGAATTTTTCCAGTTCATGGACAGGAAAAACGCTGCAAGAACAATCATAAAACCTGTCACTCTGGATGGTATGTAGTTCAGTATGTCATCAAGTCTGGCAGGGAACCATCCCAGATCCCTGTTTTCGTCATCAAGGTATCCCACCATTGCATCAAGTGTATTAACGACCCTGTAAAGGAATGCTCCAGGAAGTCCAAGTAGGATGAAGTAAAAAAGAGGCGCTGTAACAGAGTCTGTAAGGTTTTCTGTGAGTGTTTCAATGGTTGCTGAGAGTATCTGCTCATCTGTGAGTGTGGTGGTATCTCTGCTTACAAGATAGGAAAGTTTCTCCCTTGCCTCATCAATGCTGTCATCCAGTGATCTTCCAACATCCAGGGCAGATGTAAAGAGCATCCTTATGGATATTACCGTTGACAGGAGCACTGCAGCTATCAGAGTGTATAGGGGTTCATTCAAGTACCCTATGAGTAGGGTTGGTGCTGTGAATACCGAGACAACCACTAGAGTCATTATTATTCCTGATAGACGCGTTTTACTGAGTATTCCTTTCATCCATGCAACGATTGACCCCATGTGTACAACAGGGTGAAGTATGGTTGGGGGTTCTCCGATTATAATATCAATTGAAACTGCAAGTAACAGGACAGGGATTTCATTCATGTTTTCCCTTTTTGTTGCGATTCATTATATACCAGTGACATGTAATAATTTCACCATGTTATATATTCATGGATGGATATAATTAGTTGTGTGATACCATGCCAGAGAAGAAGATAAAAAAATGGCTTGAGGAGGAGGGTTTTCTGAGGATGGAGGTCCCTGACGAAAACGCCTTGTTCCATTATGTGATAAACTATCCAGAGGATCATGTCATTGATATCATTCAGCCCGCTGGAAAGAACGACATGATTCTTATAGCCTGTG is a window encoding:
- a CDS encoding cobalt-precorrin 5A hydrolase, translated to MRVSILTLTENGRKLGESLKTGLKDDPTILSVETLHRDIDFREVFSRSDMIIGIMAAGIMVRKIAPLLENKFSDPGVIVIDEMGRNVISLLSGHAGGANDFAVKIADILNANPVITTATDVNGLVGIDSFAARYFYVILDRHLVKHFNSSIVEGHTVELHSSRNLGPLIDGELSRTYRYMMDGDEIVRAQCNSEVMRLAPLKVSVGIGTRRGVESSRVTGAIVEALGLLKLPPERIDALATGYMKKNERGIIDAAEDLGVPLEIIPLQELKAQDTHSFSDFVNEKFGVGSVCEAAALKSAGTGSRLVIRKTTSSGVAVAVAVSGTPKTF
- a CDS encoding cobalamin biosynthesis protein: MNEIPVLLLAVSIDIIIGEPPTILHPVVHMGSIVAWMKGILSKTRLSGIIMTLVVVSVFTAPTLLIGYLNEPLYTLIAAVLLSTVISIRMLFTSALDVGRSLDDSIDEAREKLSYLVSRDTTTLTDEQILSATIETLTENLTDSVTAPLFYFILLGLPGAFLYRVVNTLDAMVGYLDDENRDLGWFPARLDDILNYIPSRVTGFMIVLAAFFLSMNWKNSLRVLLRDARRTPSPNSGFTMAAAAGALSVQLEKPGVYVLGDPREFLSTEKLKDALKLSSISLVLFIVSATGIMLVIP